The DNA sequence AACTTGAAACAAAAAAAACCTCCCCCCTCCTTCCACAATAACAACTATTTCCACAAAGTCAAAATCCAATTCATAAAATCAGCAAAATCCACTACATTTACAGCTTATAAAAAGAATTGTATAAAAATTAAAAACAATAAAAATGGGAATATTTTCGGCTTTACTTGGTAACGCAGGCACCGTTAGTCAAGAGGATTTAGTTAAAAATTACGGTCAGCTTCTAACAGATCGTGAGGAAATCGAAATGGGTTTTAAACTAATCAGAGACACTTTTATTTTTACAAACAAAAGATTAATTCTGGTAGACAAACAAGGAATAACAGGAAGCAAAACCGAATACAGATCAATTGCTTACAAAAGCATTTCAAGATTCAGTATCGAGACAGCAGGTACTTTTGACCTTGACGCTGAATTAAAAATCTGGGTGGCCAGCGAATTACAACCAAGTATCGTAAAACAATTTAACAAATCGGTAAACGTATACGAAGTGCAAAAAGTATTAGCACACCACGTTTTAGGTTAATCTAATAAAAAAATAAAACCCGACAGGTTTTTGAAACCTGTCGGGTTGTTTATTTTTACAACAGCCAGAAATTATTTCTTCTTTTTAGTTGTTTTTTTGGTCGTTGTTGCTTTTTTAGACGGTGCTGTGTTTACAATTTTCTGTTGTACATACGCTTTATACAAACCATCTTTTTCTGCTCTGGCTTTCGCATCATCCGCTCTCTTTTTAGAATCCGGATGTGAACTCATCATCTGATCGATAAAAGAAGCTTCAGCTCCTTCGCTCATTTTGGCCAGAATTCGGAATGCAGATTCTTCGGCATTCACGTTATAGCCATTTTTCTTCATGAAA is a window from the Flavobacterium cupriresistens genome containing:
- a CDS encoding PH domain-containing protein, which translates into the protein MGIFSALLGNAGTVSQEDLVKNYGQLLTDREEIEMGFKLIRDTFIFTNKRLILVDKQGITGSKTEYRSIAYKSISRFSIETAGTFDLDAELKIWVASELQPSIVKQFNKSVNVYEVQKVLAHHVLG